DNA from Prunus persica cultivar Lovell chromosome G6, Prunus_persica_NCBIv2, whole genome shotgun sequence:
aattgatattggattggaATTTCTCagtcattcatagatcatgttcaaattttatgaaattgatattggattggaATTTCTGAGTCATCCATTGATCATATCTGGTGGTGACACACAAAAATTAATGTTTCTTATTAtatcttttcaaaattcatgttcaaaatttacttttttttaaacgaaaacaataagaaaaaagtaGTAGAGATATTGGGTTCCACccacacaaaaattaaattatttaaaataagttTCCactttttcaaaccaaaacatGATTACAATGAGCCCCTTGGATTTTTGAACTACACAAATCCAAAATACCATGTGTAAAATTTCTGATAGAAAATTCCTGAACCAGGTACAAGTTTTCAAAGTGGCATGTCCTTTCTTAGCCAAACTGTCCACCAATTGATTTGTTTCTCTACGTGTCAATAGTATTCATATCtcataatcggataaaatttttaatttcaaatttcagataaattttttttaaaaaaagctggtatttatagaaaaaaattcattaatttttggttattttttaaaaaaatttccgaatttttttcagtattttattgcaaaaaaaattggctgccgtcGGATTGGAGGAAAAAATCCGATCGGAGAGCCCAGACAACGCCACgtggcaacaaaaaaaaataaaaatgagtgGGCTGACGCCAACCTAGCCTGAGGGCCAGCCCGACTTCTTGGATCTCACTCCCAACCCAGGCATGGGCTCCTCGCTGGtactgagttttttttttttctccctccAGCCTCTGGCTGGGCTTGCcgctggagttgctcttagcaTGAGTATTGTTGCATCACTATTCTACCAGAAAGCGTcatcttaaaataaaaactacgGCAACTGCAGGGCTGTTAGGGATGAACAAAGacagaaatttaaaaacttttcataATAAAGAGGATGCAAAAATACAAAGAGATTGCTATATGCCAGTGATGGGTATCACTGTGCATGCATGAGTACGTGTAGATGATGCGTGGAGTATCACAGATTCACAGCTCAACAAATATTGGACAACccaaaatgaaataatcttATAATACATCAGAAAAGCAAGGCAAATCATGAAGCTTGACAGATTTCTGCACTTTATGACCTCACATCTTTTAGGACACCCCCCTTTTCAAGTTCGCTGACTAAATCCCTCAACGACGGCACTTTCATGGCTAAAGTCCTGTATAACCTAGAATAACGAGCTCGCGTTCCATCTGCAGTCCTTGCCAAGGCAAGCAAGCTTAGAGCTTCAGGGAGTTGGGAGAATACATGTTTCATCTCCTCCAAGCTCATGCTTTCCAGAACAGATGGCCTTGGGACAACCCTCACAACCTCACCCCCTTTAGGTTCTTGAATCTTGGCATCTGCTTTAATGACTAGTTCTGCATTAGAGTTTGCTCCGcacttgatgataaatggcgtCGTAGCGCCTGTATTGAACTGCAGGACATTCCACTGTGCCACGTCAGTTTCAGTACCGAACCCTAAATCTGTAGATGGTTTGAGAGCATGAGATTGCTCTTGAAGGTGATCATCTTCTTCGGGAATAGACTGAAACATAGAGATGATTCAGGGGGTGAAGTAAGAGATTAATAATAAACTGCATTGTCAGGAAAAAGCACTAATGCACCAAAAGCAAACTTAAAAACCAATTTTATACAGTTACCCATCAATTTTACAAGAAGCAACCTgtgttaaaaagaaaaaaatagcatgtgtgtgtgtatctGCAGGGAAATATCTTCTAACCAGATTGTCTGGCAACATAAGATGCTTAGGTTTCCGGACAATGTTGGACCATTGATCAGGTTAACTTTTTGACTGAATGTGTTCAAATTCAGTCTGGTAACATAAGTCTGACAAGAGTAAGTGTTAAGCATTTCATAGATACCTGGATCATATGACGAGCATCAGCAATTTGCCTTTGCGCACATGGATGATCAATGTCAAGAAGGGAAGGCATCCGTTCAGCAAGTTCATCCAGAGATGCAAGCATTTGCTTCTTCTTACTCTTGCTCAAGGTGCTCATAGAGGATTGTCTCACTATATCCTGTACAAGAAAAATGTATTACATTTTCTTGTTTCAAATTAACAATAGCCCAATCATCAGGTATcacctggaaaaaataaaataaaataaaataaaaaggtgcAAAGAGGTAAACCTTGACTTGTTTCACTATGCCATCAAGGGAAATGAGAGATGCTAATCGTGCATCTTCAGCTGCAGTAGAAGGATTTTGAATAGGTGGACCACCATCTTGCAATGTCAATAAGGCTACGTCACTTCTTATTTGTTGCAAAATCTGATGAAACCAAGAAATTAGCATAATATCCAACAATTGGTCCAAGAAGATGATAGAAACAAGGATCATTTCAGCCAACTTGTTTGTCACCACAGGAAATggaaacataaaaagaaaagaattttgaCTTGCATGCCAGTGGATGGTTTATTGAATAACTTGTCAAGCATAGGAACTCTGAtataccttttatttttaaatctatTTATTCAGTTGAGAGACCTAGATATCAACTGAGGACACAGGAAACCTCCTTCAGACGAGAGGTTCTATGCGTGATCTTTTAGAAACATAAATTTGAGATGTCATTAAACAAGAGGACAACCATAGAAAACAAACaggtttaaaatgaaaaggaaaaataaagtacagGCAAAATAACTTCCTGAGCAAGGAGGAAAAAGGAATGTTCCCTGTCTGACCCAAGCATTGATTGGCATCATGAATTTCCAACCTTTTAAAATTAgagaaaaggaacaaaaacTAAGGTAAAAACTTGTATATCCCAAGGATTACATCCTTTTTGTTACAaggatttcttcttcttttctgttgAACACGCAAGTTTGCATTTATGAAGTGCATGATAGAtttcagacccaaaaaaaatgtacATGAAATATGCAAAATATATACTTTCTAAGATGTGCACAaatatcaataaaaaatattacctTTCTCCTTTTGTGATCAACAGATTCGAGAGCTGATCGCAATTTTGCAACCTGTGCTGCATCTTCCGCCCCTTCTGATGCCAACGTACCAGCAATATCCTGGAATATGGAGGGGGgggaaaaaaatcaacaaaaaccaATAATTCATTGATAGAGATGCACAGAACAAGTAGGCAGGCATCTCAAttacataataaataaataacaattttATGGCATCTCATATTTGAAGGAAAATCATGCACGTCTCGCACCAAATTTAGCAAGTAAACCACAAATGTGCTAATGGACATAAATACAACTGAGATGCTACCGAAAACTAATAGAAAGCACGGGTATATGGACCACCATTAAAAACAATGGAGATTTCCCAGGTTAATGTAAATAAGTCCTTAGGCCCTCAACCATTTTAAAGGGGTTGAAAGAAATATTAAGCCAACTATTTAAAATAGGAGACTAACCCAAGATCCAGACATACCTTCAGGTGCTGCAATTGAGAACTATAGACCCGCTTTGAATACTCAGATAGAAGTTGACCAAGAGCATCTGTATTAGGAGGCACTGCAGCACCAAGTCCAGCCATCCAACCATCCATGATTGCAGTTGAAAGAAGCTCCAACTGACCAGTTGTCCCTCCTGATGCATCATCTCCAAGAACAGAGAgaaagtcaaaattttctgCAAGCCAGGATCTAAGTTGGCGCTGCAGCTCACCAGCTGGTGTATGAACAAAGAGAGCAGCAAGAGCTTTGTTTCCAATTGCAAAACTTTTAGCCTCCTCATTTATTTCTCTAAGCTTTCCAGCAGTTACCTGCTGCCGTGGAGTATCCTGTACATTTGAGTGCTTAGGGCCACATCATATAAACCATTTGCAACAAAAGAGAATTCTAGCAGAAAATGTTTAAACTAAGTAGTGATAGTGAAGAAGCACCCAAAAACAGAAGAATGAGAAAGACAGGTACAAGAAAAGTAAAGAGAATACATCTGACTTCCAGACTTCTCcattaaaacagaaaattgacGGAAGAATAGCTAGCCTTCTGCATGTGTATTGGGATTCTCTTTTCTATTtatcctttctttcttgtttataTCAACAGACAggagcaagagagagagagacagagatacAGAGCATAAAGATGGCAGCTACCTGATCAAGACCGCGTATCTTTGATACAACTGATGAAAACTTGGACTTCTTTTCTGGCTTTAGATTCACTCTGAAGCCTTGGATATGCTCATCAACATAGTGCACAGGAGATCTTCCAGGGCTGTTACCTCGGCTGGAACTTCTACTACGTCCAGTATTAGCCTTCTCCAGAAAATTCTCAACGGGAGAAACCTATAAATAATAAGACGGAAACAGCATTAAATAATATGCATTTGACATCACATTTCTTGACCCCAACCCCccaggaaaaagagagagcaTACAAATAGAATGGTAAGGTCTCTATTGTTTCATAACTTTCATTACCTTGATGGACTGCAGCTCCGGTGATCTAGCAAGCAAAGATCTAATATACAAAATTCTAACACGGGATACAAGCATGGTGTCcatcaccctctgtggttccATTTTACGAACAAAGGAGAAAACAGCATCTCTTATTTCAGCAAGTATTTCATGCTCCCTAGAAGCCCCTGCTTTGATTACTGCAGCCAGAACCTGTAATTTGTAAATATAGTTACTTTTGGAATTTCTACTTCTAAGATACAAATTACTCAGGATTTGCCGTAGGTGTACAAGTTCCTGTTATTGACAAACTGTTGAAACTTCTGTATATAGAAAGACCAATAGGTAAAATACTTTAAGCCAAATAGCAGAAAATCCATACTAGACAAGTGAACACATATCATCACATCTTAAGCTTTAGCTGCAGAATAATTATCATCAACCATTAACATGTTCCGACCAAAAGAAAGATTATGTGCTCAAATGAAACCTGAAAGACTAATAAAGCATTACCATTCTGACATCATGATCCACCATACAAGCTAAGTCAAGCCAAGTAAAAAGTGGTTTAATTTTTATGATCCTAGGTATCGTGCagtaatgtttttgttttcagttaaagaaatagaaagaacAAGGAGAGGAAAGTGAGAAGGGTGATGAGAGATCAGATAATATATAGAATGGTTTACAAgaatcttttttattatacatACTTATGAATCAATAATTTAACAAGCTCCTCTATGTAAAGCTCACCAACACACCACAACCCCCACCACCCCCCACCCCCcccacccccaaaaaaaaaaatttatcaagaAAAAAAGCCTCAGTTAGTATGACATTTTCAACATCAACTAAAGGTGAAATGTTGAAACTGAAGTTTTAATACTCACTTCAAAATAAGAAATGCATGACAACACCATATTATGTCAGTATGATTACAAAcacaaatgaaaagaaaaattaaaaaaaccacgCATACCAGCATCAAAAGCTTATTTGCTCCATCTGAAATGGCAGCAAGGCTGTCATGTTGTTCAGGATCAAAGTCATTCAAGGCAGACGTAAGATATTCTCCTGCAGGGGTTGTTTTCACTTTATCCGCACCTGATTTCACTACAGCAACTGTACCCTCAGTCTTGTCTGCAGCAAGTGCTGGTGATGAAGGAACAACATCCATCGAATGCCCCCTACTATCATTCCTGCTTTatggtattaaaaaataaagtttaatAATTCTTTTAGGAAATAAGGGCTTTTGAATAAAGAAAGATAAGACAAAAATTACATTAACCACAAAGTGTCGCCAAAAGTCTTACCTCACAAGGTCCCGAGACTGCACATTTAGTGGCCCCTTGGATAATGGACTTGACAGCTAAATAtacaacacacacacacaaacacatatTAGAAGTATGGAGCAATACCCTAAACAAATCACAGAAGTAGAATTGcttaaatttcataaatgagACAAAAAATCGTGAACATAGTTTACATGATCacatgaaatcaaataagGAAGCAGCTTATTATCTAACAATGGATTCGAATAGGACAACAGAATTCTGCAAACTCTAACTTTTTCAtagaattttgaatttctcCTAAACTTTTTTCAGTCGGTCCAAATGGCTTTACAAAACAGAACCATCAATATCATACGAATAAATGAAACAGCTACCATAGAGTCAGATTGCTAACTGAAAACACTTTCAGCCCAGAATCTTCAAGTGTTTTATTACAATAAACACCCAGAATTACATCTAACAACTGCATTCCTCAGATTTCCATGAATTACTGAATCAAGAAAAGCAATGAATGCAACAATAAGCACAAAAGATGccacaagaaaataaaaccaaaggaCTGTAGCAGATACTTGAAAtgcttaaaaaataatcaactGCACAAAGATACATCTATAGCATGAAAGCACACAACCACATCTAAAATGAGATAAATAGAAATTACCTTTGGTGATCCAGCCAAAGATGCTTTTTCTGTCAATCTATCAAATaacttctcattttcttcatgtAACCtctgttgagagagagagagagagagagagagagagagagagagagagagggggagagcTTTTAGAACGAAatataactatatataaaGGAGCATATCGATTGAGATTTGAAATATAGATTTAAATAGATGATCTTTTCATGTGGCACACACAAACAATGACTTGGTAGAGGATACCAAGTCATTGTGGAAGAGACTCCTCATAACACAACTTTTTGGTCCCAAGGAGACCAAAACAGGAGCCTGTGGTACTTCATTCTAGTTTTTGCAGTCTAATGGTCTTCAGACTACTGAGCACTGTTAACGGTAATGTAGCATGATTACTATTCATGTGGCACTTTTCATGACATTAGCAGAGTTGTTAGCTAGGTCATTTTGGGTCTATagctttcttatttttacaGATTTAATGGATTGCCATTGTGAGTTTAATTCTAAATGTCAATATTTAATGTCTTGAAAGGTTCAAGTCTCTACTTAGGCTCGTGAACTTCTAGTTTGCATGGGAAATGAATATTGATACAGGCTACAAATAGCATCAATAAGATGTTCAAGGATACAAATATGAGGTCATGTAATAATGATTCATGATCATTAATGCATCACGTTTATGGTAGAATAGCACACCTCTATTAATGCATCACGTTTTTTAAGCTCCTCTTCCAATTTCTTAGTAACTGGTGGAGAATCCATGCCATCCCCAATTGCCTTGGCATTTGATAGATATGAGCCTAATGCTGACTGATCTTCACTGGAATGTTGGGCTTCACTGAGTCTGGATTCAATGCTTTTCATTTTGGCCTGAATGAGACAATTAAAGTTAGAGAACACCATATGGTGCAACAATATTgcaaagtaaatttatttattaggaAACATAAATATGAAACTTTCATACATTAGCATACGTCCATCATAATTCAACTCTTTAATAATGCAACAAAACTGAAACCTCTAGACATTGACAAATGAATATGTGCCATAGTTACTTTAATGAAGAACCACATTAAGCAACAGTTGAAAACATTGATATTCAAATAATATCAGGGGCTacctgcccaaaaaaaaattataatatcatGGGCTGAGTTAATTATGGAACAGTGTCAAAAATAACCATGCTGCAAAAGACTAACTGCTGACCCAAATAAGCTCCAAATGATTCAATCATATTATAGTGAAACACCCATCCCAAGTATGTAGCGTAGGTTACACTTAAAATATGAATGTAACACAACAATAACATTGAACAGGTTTTCTACGGGAGTTCCTGaacatttcaaaataaatattgaaCGCTCAAAATATAAATGAGGAAGACTAAACAGACACATGACCAACCTGCAAGGCCTGAATTGTAGAATCTCGTTGTTCTATCTGCACTTTTTGATCTTGCTCCAACTGTAACAGTTGAGCTACTTGATTTCTGAGCTGCGCATTTTGTTCCCTTTCTATCTTTTGCTTATCTGCAAGCATAATATTCTCTGACTGCATCAAATGAGAATATTAAACCAGTTTAGCAACATGCTTACTAGAAGAAAGTACATGATCAGTGTTGAATCACACATGTAGACAAGACAGCGCCAAACACCAATTTAAAATACAGAAAAGCCACAAATACATTCCCCGGTGATACAGTGCAAAATGTCAAACATTACCAAAAACCAATTTAGAATACAAACTACAAATGCATTCCCCAGATATAAGATGAAAATTGTCAAACATGGTGACAAACTAGAAAATTGGAATGTGAAAATAGATAGATCAAGAAAGCTAGCGTATAGTTTACAAGaaaattttatgataaaacTGAAAATCATTAAACTAGATGACTAGAGAGGCAACTCTGGAGAAATTCCTTAATTGTATTGTACATTCAAATCTAGTGATTAACAGTTTGAACAATAAAGGAAAACACATTAAAATTGGCTTATATCAAGAACATGTCCAAACAATTATTTGGGAAGAAATTTTTCTGACTTTCACTAGCATGCAAGTCAATTGGAAAACTGTAGCAAATTCAGGAAGTTATAAAACCTTTAAATCTGACTGTAATGTATAAGAAACTTTCCACGCTTTCTGGACTTCATTGAAGAGTAGGACACATTGATCATTTGCATCCTTGAGTGAATGTTTAAGTCCCAAAACCTCTTGTTTCAAATCCtgactttctttttccttttcatacaACTCCTTACGTGCATCATTTGCCTACAAGAACCatcacaaataaaaattcagaAGAAATGAATTCATAACTTTGCTCATAACAGTGTCTTAAACAGAACAAATTCGGAAGGTAAGAAGTTATTTATTAGGGGctccattctttttttttggtcaatttagTATATCCAGTATTAATCAAATGTACATCATTTTGATGCAATTTACTTGCTTCGATGTGCTCGTGtgacagaaaacaaaactcaagcGTCCAAAGCAAAATATTTATAGTATATATAGAAAGaggggggggagagagagaacttaCAATATCTCTCCATTTCTTTATGGTATCTCGATTCCCAAGGCCTAGAACAGCATTTCGAGCTCTAGAAGAGAAGTTGAGAGATAATAGTGTCTCCGACAAATTCGCAGAATTTGGAACGACATTAACAATCATCAGAGTTTTTGAGTTTCCACCTACAGAAGtttttttcaataagaaaTCAAAGATAGTTCTCCAACCAGACTGATGAAagacaattaatataaatcaactgaaaaaaaaaaaccaaatgatAATGCCAGTCAATCATACAGTGGAACAGAGGGTAACGGACACCATGATCAATCTGACACAAGTAACCATTGACCAGTTACCAACACATACAACCATAAAAAGCATTATACACTACTTCTCATTCTTTATTTTCGCTTCATGGTACAAATACACAGCTATATCAGTACTAACATAAACAATAAGGAGAACTGAATACCTAGCGAGTCTGCGAGTACTTTTGTAAGCATTGAATTTTCATAAGGAATAGCATCCTTTTTGGAAGTCAAGGAAGACAAAACATCTCCCAACCTACATGCACAACATCAATTGCACTAACATTTCAGTACATGATGGCAGGAGTAAATTCAAAAGGTACAATATTCGCACATGATGATGTCATTGCTTCACCAatctatacaaaaataaaagataacagatCGATATAAGCAGCCACCATGCAAAAATTCAGTACgggttggaaaagaaaatctgATATACTGTTGGGACCAGCGgaaaatcacttatttatttattaaccATCCTTTTAGTAATGTGAACACCTATGTTGCACAGATCCTTCAAATTTGGCCATATGGAGTATTCAATACGGATACGGCCGCATACATATCAGGTACAGCATTTGGAGTATGTGTTTTTTGGGCACATTTAACtttcaaataaaacaaggaTATGcggttgttaagaaaaagACATGGTCAGGATACAAAATGGGTCCttctgaaattttataaaaggGGTCTACTGTTCAAAAACTAATTTTAACCGGCCACATAAGTCTCTTCTCTTTTGTGGTTCAACAAAATGAGAAAGGGGTATAGGTTTTCAACGTTTCTGAttaaagagaagaaataataCATATTATATCTATAGAAGATTAATGTTCTCTTGCCAAAAAAATGCTTATGTTTCCATACTGTGAATCTGTACCACAGATTCTgacaaaattcaatttgatcaAGGGTCTAGATTCACAATTTGCCAGACAATCAGACAAACATTCCCTtttcccatatatatatatatatatatatattattttaaccgTTGTATATGTATCCTAATTTTTGGAGATATTCGTATCGTCTCTAGTATCCCAAATTTGTATCCGTTCAACATTGGTGATCACATGCTAAGAAAATAGATTTGAAATGCCATACTATGGTATCAAGATCATGCAAAATGAAAACCGTATATCGTTCAAAAGTTTAAGACCAATGTGAACCATCCTTAAAATTATAGGCAACCTGAAGGGCTAGAAACCAAAACTTTTCAATATCAGAAAATGAGATAAGTCATCCAAACATACGCTGAAAGTGATTTCATCACATGCAGCAAGTCTGTCACACGCTCACTGCTGTCATCTTCAGCAATTAAACCTTCACTTCCAGCCAAGTCAACTAGAGAAAGCTTGCTGTATGTGTTTTCTCCAGTGATCAAAttgttataatatatatgtatcgtGATGATCCTGACAATAGTGAACAAGAATCTATTTtagataaattaataaacGACCACTTGTAACACATAGACAAGCatacataaaaattaaaaaaaaaatggatgaCTGCATATACTGAACTTCTTTTTCTAGTTTTCCAACTTAATGGTACAGTTATATTTCCTATCCACTATTCCCTTTCTTCAACTGTTTTCACTCCTAAAAACTGGACAGTGCAACAGTGGCCGTTTGTCAAGTTTGGAGACTACACCGGtaagtaaaaaagaaacccTGTAATAGGCCACTTGATTTTAGCTTCAACCAAGTTGGTAAAATGTCAGACAATATTCCACCAAGTCAACAGCAGATCAAAGATGTCagcaataaatttattttaactaTGTAGCAATTAAATGTATTTTAGTAGATGAAAGTGAACAAACTAGTTCAAGTTGTTAAGATCAATTAACTAAAGACTATCTTTTCTCTCAAAAGGAACAAAACTTTTAGCGTGCTCAAATAGATCCTTTTTCCAGAAAAAAGGTGTACAAGTGATAATGACCACTTTCTCCTGAATCAAGTGAACGCACAGAAGTGATGCGATAGAAAAGTTGAGAACAAATTGAggatcataaaataaaataaaataaataaatatttcacaGTTTAAGCATGGCCTTCTCATTCAGTGATCTGACGGGACTTTTTCTAAGAGAAAGGTCAAGCTTACCATAGTACTTTAAACTATGTTACTAAAAGTACGACCTTACACTATAACAGACATATAACGAGCCTACAAAATTTGGAACATACAAATGAGAAACGTTGAACTTTGATGGATCATTTCCTCGGCTCTGAAATGCATCTTTTAATGCTTTAGAGAAGTCCAGTGGGTTATCAACTTTTTCCTGCACAAGTTCTACAAAGGACTCCGGTGATCCCATGCGAATCTTTGGTAGAGCATCTCCTGATTCTGGGAGTAAATCCCTTATCTACAAGAGCATGGAAGGGATCCACATCAAACCATCATGAGGATTCCTTGCTCAAAAGCCATTCAGACAAACATAAACCAGAAATCATGACAATTTACTATCAAAAAATAAGTACCTGTTCATTGTAGAGCTCAAAAACTGTAACGGAGAATTTAAATCTCGACGTAGAAGTTGAATCAGAGTTGGCCAAATCAAATAGTTCCTCGAAAGAACGAGCATATAAACCACGATCATGGCTAGATCCTTCCTGAAAAAAGGTTACAGAAGGCCAAATATCATGAAACTCGTGCACAacttgaaactagtttcataataaataaaatgaaacaacTACCACTAAATCTCTTACTGTACCAAAAACAGTAAAAGGCACACCACTCATTGTGGCAATTTAAATTCATGCTCTAGTACATTGAATTCCATTGTTTATTTTGTGGTAAACCAGTGGAAAGAATTATCCAGATTACAAAAAGGAATGTAACAAACAATGAAAAGCCCACCACGCTTTAAGGTTCAAATCTAATAGTGAAGAATCACttctcatttattttttaaagtccCTAATACATCAACGTAGAATTTTTAATCAATTCATTTTACAAAtttgtaaaagaaaatatcaagtTACAAGGCCCTGAACTGGCTAGAGGAATAGAAGTCAGCATACAAGTACAAATTTATATGCATCAGAAACACATTCCAGCAAagacacacacaaacaaatgCAGAGGGAGGAAAAGgggaaaaggagaaaagagaGCAACCATTGTGTGTGTCTTTCCTGAGTTGGTTTGTCCATATGCAAATATAGAAACATTATATCCATCCAATGCTGATTGCACCAAAGGTTGAACATCACGGAAAAGTTCAGCTgacaaacaaaagtaaaagatGTTTTAGCCAAAGACAACTTTAAAATAGGAGAGTATGTTTAATATTTCACCTAGCACAACCACAATAGGAAGGTGAAAACAATGAAATAAGAAAGTTATGCTCACCTTGTCCAACATGAGGTCCATAAACTCTGTCAAGTTCGAAATCCTTCTTGGGGTTGGACAAGGCATCATCACCAGTATTTACACGGATGTTGTAGTCATCAGGATATTCAACAATTGAGGAACCTTCATCCTCAAATAATGGTCTTGCACGACAATATATCTTTATGTTTCCTGGAATTAAAGGCTAGTTAGAAAATACAACCCCGTTGATCTTACAATTTAAAAGTGCTTATGTGTGGCATGCCTTTTTTTATGGGTATGAGTgactgtgtgtgtgtgtgtgtgtgtgtgtgtgagagagagagagagagagagagagagagagagagagagtcccAAAAGGAGAAAACTCACAGAAGATGAGTACCTTTGGCTGTCAATAAGTCATTGAACAACCTTCTCTTCTCATTGATCAGCGGGGAAATTCTAGCCTCAGTTTCAAGGGCAAATTGATCTGGCATTTTTATGTAGACAAGTTTTCAAATCCATTAAGATAACCCAGAACATAAAAAAACCTTACAAAAAGTTACGCTGGGGTGAAGGACATTAAGTTTTCTTGAACTAACTAATCTTAAAGTGCAAATAcatcacaaaagaaaaagaaaaaagtagttttattttgttgcaaTGTAACATCAAACCTTGTACCCATGTCAAAAAATATCACTCATCTTGAATTTAGACAAAAGTCCCATACCACCCACTTCAGAAATCCATTAAACCGACTAACGCACAATCAAACAGCATAACCAAATCTCTTACCTAGCTTTCGGGTTTTATTGGCAAGAACACCAAGATAACGTGTAACTCTTTCGAGTTTGGCATTAGAGTACTCGTGCAACTCACTTGCTTCTTGTCTCAACTCCAAGTAATCTTCTCTAGCAAGCTGTCCAAAAAGAAATGTTGTAGCAGACCTCCTAAACCCAACATAATCTTCACATAAAAACAGTAAAATAACTTCAAAAGGCTCCAGAACAGATGCAACCACTTATTCTCACTAATACAATCTCTCACATTATGCAAAAAGCGTTCACATTCTCCAAGCCAAATTATCATAATTTCAAAATGCATTTCCAACAACACACACTCTTGAACCACAAACCACGGACTTTAACACTGATTCAGCTCAAAACTCCATTAATCACAGCCTCATACCCTAActaccaaaaacca
Protein-coding regions in this window:
- the LOC18773199 gene encoding kinesin-like protein KIN-14B isoform X3 — translated: MAEQRNNNRWNWEVSGFEPRKLSSSSSTASSFDHDDYKPGAPLVRRYSISAASALAQSEFSNHSVTSKLQKLKDQVKLAREDYLELRQEASELHEYSNAKLERVTRYLGVLANKTRKLDQFALETEARISPLINEKRRLFNDLLTAKGNIKIYCRARPLFEDEGSSIVEYPDDYNIRVNTGDDALSNPKKDFELDRVYGPHVGQAELFRDVQPLVQSALDGYNVSIFAYGQTNSGKTHTMEGSSHDRGLYARSFEELFDLANSDSTSTSRFKFSVTVFELYNEQIRDLLPESGDALPKIRMGSPESFVELVQEKVDNPLDFSKALKDAFQSRGNDPSKFNVSHLIITIHIYYNNLITGENTYSKLSLVDLAGSEGLIAEDDSSERVTDLLHVMKSLSALGDVLSSLTSKKDAIPYENSMLTKVLADSLGGNSKTLMIVNVVPNSANLSETLLSLNFSSRARNAVLGLGNRDTIKKWRDIANDARKELYEKEKESQDLKQEVLGLKHSLKDANDQCVLLFNEVQKAWKVSYTLQSDLKSENIMLADKQKIEREQNAQLRNQVAQLLQLEQDQKVQIEQRDSTIQALQAKMKSIESRLSEAQHSSEDQSALGSYLSNAKAIGDGMDSPPVTKKLEEELKKRDALIERLHEENEKLFDRLTEKASLAGSPKLSSPLSKGPLNVQSRDLVSRNDSRGHSMDVVPSSPALAADKTEGTVAVVKSGADKVKTTPAGEYLTSALNDFDPEQHDSLAAISDGANKLLMLVLAAVIKAGASREHEILAEIRDAVFSFVRKMEPQRVMDTMLVSRVRILYIRSLLARSPELQSIKVSPVENFLEKANTGRSRSSSRGNSPGRSPVHYVDEHIQGFRVNLKPEKKSKFSSVVSKIRGLDQDTPRQQVTAGKLREINEEAKSFAIGNKALAALFVHTPAGELQRQLRSWLAENFDFLSVLGDDASGGTTGQLELLSTAIMDGWMAGLGAAVPPNTDALGQLLSEYSKRVYSSQLQHLKDIAGTLASEGAEDAAQVAKLRSALESVDHKRRKILQQIRSDVALLTLQDGGPPIQNPSTAAEDARLASLISLDGIVKQVKDIVRQSSMSTLSKSKKKQMLASLDELAERMPSLLDIDHPCAQRQIADARHMIQFNTGATTPFIIKCGANSNAELVIKADAKIQEPKGGEVVRVVPRPSVLESMSLEEMKHVFSQLPEALSLLALARTADGTRARYSRLYRTLAMKVPSLRDLVSELEKGGVLKDVRS